The Paenibacillus uliginis N3/975 genome has a window encoding:
- a CDS encoding glycosyltransferase family 2 protein — protein MNRVHDNQGYKDGYLKGFDTGYADGYRRGKTEGAIRSTTYFEGTSIIIPTYNQLHYLKECIESILRYTNEPYELIIIDNASVDGTAEYLKSAQGVRFRINEENLGFAGAVNQGLMMAKGTTLMILNNDSVVTTNWLSNLLACLHSNSQFGIVGPVTNYISGDQLIDVSYTNTEEMQQFSQLYNKSDARRWSVTNRLTGFCMLLRRKDFIRLGYFDEGFEIGNCEDDDYGLRVRLLGMQLIIANDTFIHHYGSVSMKSLNSRFDQVYANNLNFYSNKWSDPHGMLLLDWQRNMDNSNLQTIDSYPTCVIVQGAGSRTYWIEKGSRYPIDGASGIQAVRVSQVDLRNWHLGETISMEEVNRRKKAVYDSVHDDWDIEGRLVKVRDGSVFQRKGNKLHRFLNRHTLVIWYLDSYQPLSVNPHELRDYEEGAPVIPPPVIKADNI, from the coding sequence ATGAACAGGGTGCATGACAATCAAGGGTACAAAGACGGCTATCTTAAAGGATTTGATACTGGTTACGCGGATGGGTACAGGCGTGGAAAAACAGAGGGAGCCATCCGCAGCACAACTTACTTTGAAGGTACGAGCATCATCATTCCAACTTATAATCAGCTTCATTATTTGAAGGAGTGTATCGAAAGTATTCTCCGATATACAAATGAGCCATATGAATTGATTATTATCGACAATGCATCTGTTGACGGAACCGCAGAGTATCTTAAGTCGGCTCAAGGGGTCCGATTCCGGATCAATGAAGAAAATTTGGGGTTTGCGGGGGCAGTAAACCAGGGGCTTATGATGGCAAAGGGAACAACTTTGATGATCTTGAACAATGATTCTGTCGTTACCACGAACTGGCTGTCCAACTTACTTGCCTGTCTGCACAGTAATTCACAGTTCGGAATTGTTGGACCTGTGACGAATTACATCAGTGGGGATCAATTAATCGATGTCAGTTACACGAATACAGAGGAGATGCAGCAATTTTCTCAATTATACAATAAATCTGATGCTCGGCGCTGGTCCGTAACAAACCGATTAACAGGTTTTTGCATGCTGCTCCGGCGGAAAGATTTTATCCGATTAGGTTATTTTGATGAAGGTTTTGAAATCGGGAATTGTGAAGATGACGACTATGGACTGCGTGTCCGGCTTTTGGGAATGCAGCTTATTATTGCAAATGATACCTTTATCCATCATTACGGCAGTGTGAGTATGAAATCATTAAATTCCAGATTTGATCAAGTATATGCTAACAATCTGAACTTTTACTCCAATAAATGGAGTGATCCTCATGGCATGCTGCTTCTTGATTGGCAACGTAACATGGATAACTCAAACCTTCAAACCATTGATTCATACCCAACCTGTGTGATCGTGCAAGGAGCTGGTTCGAGAACGTATTGGATAGAGAAAGGGAGCCGTTATCCGATTGATGGAGCAAGCGGAATTCAGGCCGTTCGGGTATCCCAGGTTGATCTCCGGAATTGGCATCTTGGTGAAACCATCTCTATGGAGGAAGTGAATCGTCGCAAGAAGGCAGTGTATGATTCAGTCCATGACGACTGGGATATAGAAGGTAGGCTTGTGAAAGTGCGAGATGGCAGTGTATTTCAGCGTAAAGGGAATAAGCTGCATCGGTTTCTGAATCGACACACATTAGTTATTTGGTACCTGGACTCCTATCAACCGTTGTCAGTGAATCCTCATGAACTTCGGGATTACGAGGAGGGGGCACCAGTTATCCCGCCTCCGGTGATTAAGGCAGATAACATTTAA
- a CDS encoding GT-D fold domain-containing glycosyltransferase, which produces MKKRILKREFSKRRRTSSGKVFVPSDCDCEQKLLEQASASFNQGFDSGYDEAWMRAMQTVPIVQPVPDKVVYESSDDEYKKGLYDGGEGIVDSILPELEILPGISVRQIIEVGMKHMSSHNYRLLSASEIAGKIRGALKKRSSLSVIRLGDGELLTLAQEVVMSEEEVRKEGHFLSYSGVNLPDLTARDMLAAAIRKADIVGIPKLRLSNFQPLAFSVLKAHGIDYRNLKLTLSTINYALHLEGFIRGILSGYRVLIVGNSAPGLSKVLEENGVRVTGVVTPVDGIRDIQRVMHEISAAREFDIALVGAGIPAVIIVQRIASELGKVALDFGHLADSLAQGESVL; this is translated from the coding sequence GTGAAGAAACGTATTCTTAAGCGAGAATTCAGCAAGCGACGGAGAACATCCTCCGGCAAAGTTTTCGTACCATCCGATTGTGATTGTGAACAGAAGTTGTTGGAGCAAGCGTCCGCTTCGTTTAACCAAGGCTTCGATTCCGGTTATGACGAGGCATGGATGAGGGCGATGCAAACCGTGCCGATAGTGCAACCGGTGCCCGACAAAGTCGTATATGAAAGCTCCGACGATGAGTACAAAAAAGGATTATATGACGGAGGAGAGGGTATTGTGGACTCTATCCTCCCAGAACTCGAGATTCTCCCCGGAATTTCAGTTCGACAGATTATCGAAGTTGGCATGAAGCACATGAGTTCGCACAATTATAGACTTCTCAGTGCCTCGGAAATTGCGGGGAAGATTAGGGGTGCTCTGAAAAAGCGCTCATCCTTGTCTGTTATTCGCCTGGGAGATGGAGAATTGCTGACGCTGGCACAGGAAGTTGTGATGAGTGAGGAAGAGGTGCGGAAAGAAGGACATTTTTTAAGTTATTCCGGTGTTAATTTGCCGGATCTTACGGCCCGGGATATGCTGGCTGCGGCTATTAGAAAAGCGGATATTGTAGGAATTCCAAAACTGCGACTATCCAACTTTCAACCTCTTGCGTTTTCCGTATTGAAAGCTCATGGCATTGATTACCGAAACCTGAAATTGACTTTATCGACAATTAACTATGCATTGCATCTGGAAGGTTTTATTCGGGGGATACTCTCGGGCTATCGTGTGCTAATCGTGGGAAACTCAGCTCCTGGGCTTTCGAAGGTACTTGAAGAAAACGGTGTCCGTGTGACTGGTGTCGTTACCCCTGTGGATGGAATACGGGATATCCAGAGAGTCATGCATGAAATATCCGCTGCCCGTGAATTCGATATTGCACTCGTCGGAGCCGGCATTCCGGCTGTAATTATCGTTCAGCGTATTGCTTCTGAGTTAGGCAAAGTTGCACTTGACTTCGGACATCTGGCTGATTCATTAGCTCAAGGAGAGTCAGTCTTATGA
- a CDS encoding sugar phosphate nucleotidyltransferase, which yields MKGVILAGGTGTRLYPLTKIINKHLLPVGKIPMICHGVEKLRNAGIEEILLVIGKHSAGLYTELLGGGKEWGVRITYKIQEEAGGIAQALSLAEPIMKPDEKFVVLLGDNLFENPLTTYVQSFREQAEGARVLLKKVHDPKRYGVPILEEDKILMIEEKPEKPKSDFCVTGIYMYDTAVFDKIRTIKPSGRGELEITDVNNVYASEGQLAYDVLDGWWTDAGTFQSLHQASDRLMK from the coding sequence ATGAAGGGCGTCATACTGGCAGGAGGTACCGGCACCCGTCTTTACCCGCTGACAAAAATAATAAATAAACATTTGCTGCCTGTCGGAAAAATTCCAATGATTTGTCACGGGGTAGAGAAATTGCGAAATGCGGGTATCGAAGAAATTCTATTGGTGATTGGCAAGCATTCTGCAGGTTTATACACTGAACTGTTGGGCGGTGGAAAGGAGTGGGGAGTTCGAATCACCTATAAAATTCAGGAAGAGGCCGGCGGGATTGCCCAAGCGTTGTCACTCGCCGAACCTATCATGAAGCCGGATGAAAAATTCGTTGTACTTCTCGGGGATAATTTGTTCGAGAATCCTCTAACAACGTACGTTCAATCCTTTCGCGAACAGGCAGAGGGAGCTCGTGTACTTTTGAAAAAAGTACATGACCCTAAGAGATACGGAGTTCCTATTCTGGAAGAAGATAAAATTTTAATGATTGAAGAAAAGCCTGAAAAGCCAAAATCAGATTTTTGTGTAACCGGCATTTATATGTATGATACCGCTGTTTTTGATAAGATTCGGACCATTAAACCTTCCGGTCGCGGCGAACTGGAGATCACCGATGTTAACAACGTGTACGCATCTGAGGGACAACTTGCCTATGACGTTTTAGACGGATGGTGGACGGATGCAGGAACCTTCCAGTCTTTGCATCAAGCTAGCGACCGGCTCATGAAATGA
- a CDS encoding CgeB family protein, producing MQTTEVNLLQQGAWLSEQSAKQKGYEDGFEQGRREGYRIGFSKAALRTLPQNKVPVRDLHILYVTAGIGVPYPALDQAVIDAFNDLVRKLTVANPSEDVVALAKKAQPDLVLVLNGVVLEADTVKRLRQNGFRTAVWFTDDPYYTDWTVSIAPRYDYIFTLESSCLSFYRKLGCQQVYHLPFAVNPNVFHPKHVPTSYQSDICFIGTAFWNRVEAIDRLAPFLKNKKVVISGWWWDRLQNYSLLSEKIKLGDWMTPEDTASYYNGAKIVINLHRAADDDTINANGYKIPAHSVNPRTFEIAGCATLQLSDVRQDLGQLYSTGTEIGTYGSYDELVEKIEYYLQHEEERQQMAFNSLMRTRRDHTYHKRLTSMLDIIFP from the coding sequence ATGCAAACAACAGAAGTGAATTTGTTACAGCAGGGAGCGTGGTTATCGGAGCAATCCGCGAAACAAAAAGGATACGAAGACGGTTTTGAGCAGGGACGCAGAGAGGGATACCGGATCGGATTTTCCAAAGCCGCCCTACGCACACTACCGCAGAACAAAGTACCCGTTAGGGATCTCCATATTCTATATGTGACCGCGGGTATCGGCGTTCCGTATCCAGCGCTGGACCAGGCGGTAATTGACGCTTTTAACGATTTAGTCCGTAAGCTTACGGTTGCTAATCCTTCGGAAGACGTGGTTGCTCTGGCTAAAAAAGCGCAACCCGATCTTGTGCTCGTTCTGAACGGAGTAGTTCTGGAGGCTGATACCGTCAAGAGGCTCAGACAAAACGGATTTAGAACGGCCGTCTGGTTTACCGACGATCCGTACTACACGGATTGGACGGTATCGATTGCGCCCCGATACGATTATATTTTTACGCTTGAATCAAGCTGCCTGTCCTTTTACCGAAAGTTAGGATGTCAGCAGGTTTATCACCTTCCATTCGCGGTTAATCCGAATGTTTTTCACCCCAAACACGTACCCACTTCTTATCAATCCGACATCTGTTTTATTGGGACAGCATTTTGGAACCGGGTAGAGGCAATCGATCGACTCGCCCCGTTTTTAAAAAATAAAAAGGTGGTTATCTCCGGATGGTGGTGGGATCGGCTGCAAAACTACTCCCTCCTGTCTGAAAAAATCAAGCTTGGCGATTGGATGACTCCTGAAGATACGGCTAGTTATTACAATGGAGCGAAAATAGTAATTAACCTTCACCGCGCAGCAGATGACGATACGATTAATGCCAATGGCTACAAAATACCAGCTCATTCCGTCAATCCACGAACATTTGAAATAGCCGGCTGCGCCACACTTCAATTGTCCGATGTACGTCAGGATCTAGGTCAGTTATATTCCACGGGAACTGAAATCGGAACCTATGGTTCTTATGATGAGCTGGTAGAAAAGATTGAATATTATTTGCAGCATGAAGAAGAACGACAACAAATGGCCTTTAACAGCTTGATGAGAACGAGAAGAGATCATACCTACCATAAAAGATTGACCTCCATGTTAGACATCATTTTTCCTTAG